The proteins below are encoded in one region of Neodiprion virginianus isolate iyNeoVirg1 chromosome 7, iyNeoVirg1.1, whole genome shotgun sequence:
- the LOC124309406 gene encoding uncharacterized protein LOC124309406 isoform X2, translated as MVKGSLPDIAVTMVSGREIHGAFSLIVDDVDSTDSLRCNSIVGESQEVEGSSAGSSSQTSSSHTPLDSPGGPRERIKQIQVEAETRRGEFARLLEEHAQVVRKLKMMEAEEQLNSSSSNGSVLGAATQA; from the exons ATGGTCAAAG GATCGCTACCAGACATCGCCGTAACCATGGTTTCAGGCAGAGAGATCCACGGGGCCTTCAG TTTGATCGTGGACGACGTCGACTCGACGGATTCCCTGCGGTGTAACTCGATCGTCGGCGAGAGCCAGGAGGTCGAGGGCTCGTCAGCGGGGAGCAGCTCGCAAACCTCGTCGTCGCACACCCCGTTGGACAGCCCGGGTGGACCGCGAGAGAGAATAAAGCAGATCCAGGTTGAGGCGGAGACGCGGCGGGGTGAATTCGCGAGGCTCCTCGAGGAGCACGCCCAGGTTGTCAGGAAGCTCAAGATGATGGAAGCCGAGGAACAGCTGAACAGCTCCTCCTCGAACGGAAGCGTCCTCGGCGCGGCGACGCAGGCGTGA
- the LOC124309406 gene encoding uncharacterized protein LOC124309406 isoform X1 — protein MQTSNQPQTMPSLLIARGSLPDIAVTMVSGREIHGAFSLIVDDVDSTDSLRCNSIVGESQEVEGSSAGSSSQTSSSHTPLDSPGGPRERIKQIQVEAETRRGEFARLLEEHAQVVRKLKMMEAEEQLNSSSSNGSVLGAATQA, from the exons ATGCAGACTAGCAATCAACCGCAGACGATGCCGTCTCTACTTATCGCTCGAG GATCGCTACCAGACATCGCCGTAACCATGGTTTCAGGCAGAGAGATCCACGGGGCCTTCAG TTTGATCGTGGACGACGTCGACTCGACGGATTCCCTGCGGTGTAACTCGATCGTCGGCGAGAGCCAGGAGGTCGAGGGCTCGTCAGCGGGGAGCAGCTCGCAAACCTCGTCGTCGCACACCCCGTTGGACAGCCCGGGTGGACCGCGAGAGAGAATAAAGCAGATCCAGGTTGAGGCGGAGACGCGGCGGGGTGAATTCGCGAGGCTCCTCGAGGAGCACGCCCAGGTTGTCAGGAAGCTCAAGATGATGGAAGCCGAGGAACAGCTGAACAGCTCCTCCTCGAACGGAAGCGTCCTCGGCGCGGCGACGCAGGCGTGA
- the LOC124309401 gene encoding transmembrane protein 192, with protein sequence MVSLVRDRPNTSGSGAVFFAASMNMDDDEYLQPVITSQEEDNFHKLDTIPYTLVALVFGVALEITGIAFISFWPEESNKCDTYFVLLYLHCAYWLLVMLLDHILKSKHHHLRISGYLDFYQSTYPHIRAPFFVASLWNVAYLLLATILHHTHKMDYEKYCRASEWLTPMNYILLLTTLELSIIVPVYVNYIRRVRRFNRLRPPPDVTREEWLSSFTQDSYAGGGEVGCQQKGSNLAELLEKQADLIRYLRDHNVKLSHRMMMLADQRRPREP encoded by the exons ATGGTCAGCCTCGTGCGTGATCGGCCGAACACTTCTGGAAGC GGCGCCGTATTTTTTGCCGCTTCTATGAACATGGACGACGACGAATATCTGCAACCTGTTATCACCTCGCAGGAGGAAGACAACTTTCACAAATTGGACACGATCCCGTACACTTTAGTCGCCCTCGTATTTGGC GTTGCCTTGGAAATAACTGGGATAGCCTTTATCTCGTTCTGGCCTGAGGAATCAAACAAATGCGACACATATTTCGTACTGTTGTATCTCCACTGCGCCTACTGGCTCCTGGTAATGCTGCTCGATCATATTCTCAAATCGAAACATCATCATTTGAGGATAAGCGGCTACTTGGACTTCTATCAGTCGACTTACCCGCACATAAGGGCTCCGTTTTTCGTCGCCTCACTTTGGAACGTCGCTTACCTTTTGCTCGCAACAATCCTACATCATACGCACAAAATGGACTACGAGAAATACTGCAGAGCTTCGGAGTGGCTTACGCCGATGAACTACATATTGCTTCTCACCACTTTGGAGCTTTCGATAATCGTTCCTGTCTACGTCAATTATATCA GACGAGTTAGGCGCTTCAATCGATTGAGACCACCACCAGATGTCACCCGTGAGGAATGGCTGTCGTCGTTCACCCAAGACTCGTACGCCGGTGGCGGGGAGGTTGGCTGTCAGCAGAAGGGATCGAACTTGGCTGAATTACTCGAGAAGCAAGCCGATCTGATTAGGTACTTGCGCGATCACAATGTTAAACTTAGCCACAGGATGATGATGCTCGCGGACCAACGGAGACCCAGAGAGCCGTAA
- the LOC124309394 gene encoding uncharacterized protein LOC124309394, producing MSKSSEEAGANGPPQDGSGENGGQKDANGIYENRAGTKKIVRVVTVMAYVFSVSFTAILLSAYYVFIWEPPNPKMIQRSRLVSDSHIYLTHYLPDSRENSSEGEPLAATKIDDDLGEKLNLFERITLRKGRQMRSDDGSQRRPNFDDRDNFVGLKYSTTPLADLRGDVSLSSVYLATTASPAGDLSLLETSGTSSRKTEPGENSSPTEFDAPNRATSVKVRVTTAYSRASVYAKPTPGDSGVPRDELEDDVEEGKKSSNLRRIANETARESGGEGKSDIPERLPGITFFATDETNLSTPRPDASSKPSAPSAVDLRGIIYAGLRSKVGNYSHFEVRPGGTVKGNGDAIGDERRGTEAATPGMPSVSNLDENFYDEILEERDDRPALKKDGDDASTTLSKDQQFYAGRNARDRILKRK from the exons ATGAGCAAGTCGTCGGAAGAAGCCGGTGCCAACGGACCTCCGCAGGACGGATCGGGGGAAAACGGTGGCCAGAAAGACGCGAACGGTATTTATGAAAACCGTGCGGGGACGAAGAAGATAGTTCGCGTGGTCACGGTAATGGCCTACGTATTTTCCGTGAGTTTTACCGCGATTCTTTTGAGTGCCTATTACGTGTTCATCTGGGAGCCACCGAACCCGAAAATGATACAGCGAAGCCGACTGGTCAGCGATTCTCACATCTATCTGACCCATTATTTGCCAGATTCGCGAGAGAACTCTTCGGAGGGGGAGCCGCTGGCGGCCACAAAAATCGACGATGATCTGGGGGAGAAGTTGAATCTCTTCGAGAGAATAACTTTGCGGAAGGGACGTCAGATGCGATCCGACGACGGTTCGCAAAGGAGGCCCAATTTCGACGATAGAGACAACTTCGTAGGATTAAAATATTCCACCACCCCCCTCGCCGACCTACGAGGCGACGTTTCGTTATCCTCCGTTTATCTCGCGACGACTGCTTCGCCGGCGGGTGATTTGTCTTTGCTGGAAACCAGCGGAACATCGTCAAGAAAAACGGAGCCAGGCGAGAATTCATCGCCAACCGAATTCGACGCACCCAATCGAGCTACGTCCGTAAAAGTCCGTGTAACGACGGCCTATTCTCGAGCATCCGTTTACGCGAAGCCAACTCCCGGAGACTCGGGCGTGCCCCGCGACGAGCTCGAGGACGATGTGGAAGAAGGGAAGAAATCCAGCAATCTTCGCCGAATTGCAAATGAGACGGCACGGGAATCCGGCGGTGAGGGCAAAAGCGACATACCTGAGCGGTTACCCGGAATCACGTTCTTCGCCACGGATGAAACCAACCTCTCGACGCCCCGACCAGACGCTTCGTCGAAACCATCCGCACCATCGGCGGTGGATCTGAGAGGAATCATTTATGCGGGATTACGTTCGAAAGTTGGAAACTATTCTCATTTCGAAGTCCGACCCGGCGGTACGGTGAAGGGTAACGGAG ACGCGATTGGAGACGAGAGAAGGGGGACGGAGGCGGCGACACCGGGCATGCCGTCAGTGTCCAACTTGGACGAGAATTTCTACGATGAGATTTTGGAAGAGCGCGACGATCGGCCAGCGTTGAAGAAGGACGGAGACGATGCGTCGACCACCCTCTCCAAGGATCAGCAATTTTATGCAGGGAGAAACGCGAGGGATCGCATCCTTAAGCGGAAATGA